The following coding sequences lie in one Homalodisca vitripennis isolate AUS2020 chromosome X, UT_GWSS_2.1, whole genome shotgun sequence genomic window:
- the LOC124368564 gene encoding gustatory receptor for sugar taste 43a-like, whose protein sequence is MINTKITQEVNNDICRQSMRQRNPPHLRPTHDRNVNDRINSLMIAYHLLCEAVGQACDFYSDLLLASIFRSFLYITSSLYFLFLYISMKDVIPIISEIVWTLSTICFLCMVVSSSSDVTQAAYETNTVICKMTTTKNVNPGLRKQLNSFLLQLTKKHFEFSAAGFFHVNRQMLTSMAATVATNLVILIQFQIHPNQGD, encoded by the coding sequence ATGATCAACACAAAGATTACACAAGAAGTGAACAATGATATTTGTAGACAGTCAATGCGACAACGGAATCCACCCCATCTACGTCCCACTCACGATCGTAACGTTAATGACAGGATCAACTCCCTCATGATTGCCTACCACTTGCTTTGTGAAGCTGTAGGCCAAGCCTGTGATTTCTACAGTGACCTGTTATTGGCTTCTATCTTCCGTAGTTTTCTATATATCACCTCCTCtctatattttctctttttatatatttcaatgaagGACGTAATACCAATCATTTCAGAGATAGTCTGGACACTGTCTACGATATGTTTCCTATGTATGGTCGTCTCCTCAAGCTCTGACGTCACTCAAGCCGCGTATGAGACAAACACAGTAATCTGCAAGATGACAACCACCAAAAATGTGAACCCGGGCCTCAGGAAACAGTTGAATTCCTTTTTGTTGCAGCTGACAAAGAAACACTTCGAGTTCTCCGCAGCAGGATTTTTTCATGTCAACAGACAAATGTTAACATCCATGGCTGCTACTGTGGCCACCAATCTGGTAATACTCATTCAATTCCAGATTCATCCAAACCAAGGTGATTAA